In the Malaclemys terrapin pileata isolate rMalTer1 chromosome 12, rMalTer1.hap1, whole genome shotgun sequence genome, one interval contains:
- the LOC128846014 gene encoding olfactory receptor 10A7-like, translating into MAKIEQGNQTAITEFILLGFGSHPELRVLLFLLFLVIYILTVAGNILIIALVVADPHLHTPMYFFLGNLSCLETCYTSTILPRMMASFLTNEYVVSVNGCFLQYYFFTWLAGSECCLLSVMSYDRYVAICKPLHYATLMNGKFCLQLAAGSWINGMVASAIVTSLMSRLIFCGPNEIDHFFCDFTPVTKLSCSDTRPIELVTFVLASIFTLPPFLLTLISYVCIIITILRIPSTTGRQKAFSTCSSHLIVVTIFYGTLNIVYLSPKTPTLRDLNKVFSIFYTVLTPLVNPIIYSLRNKNVKEALAHVRTECVALTRDQRIHANF; encoded by the coding sequence ATGGCAAAAATAGAACAGGGAAATCAAACAGccatcacagaattcatcctcctgggatttggCAGTCATCCTGAACTGCgtgttcttctcttcctgctgtttctagTGATCTACATTCTCACTGTGGCTGGGAACATCCTAATCATTGCGCTAGTTGTGGCTGATCCACACCTGcatacccccatgtacttcttcctggggaacttgtcctgcttggagacctgctacacttCCACCATCCTGCCTAGGATGATGGCCAGTTTCCTGACAAATGAATATGTTGTTTCAGTAAATGGCTGTTTCTTGCAATATTATTTCTTTACCTGGCTAGCAGGATCTGAGTGTTGTCTCTTGTCTGTCATGTCTTATGATAGATATGTAGCGATATGCAAACCACTGCATTATGCAACTCTTATGAATGGCAAATTCTGCCTCCAGCTAGCAGCAGGGTCTTGGATCAATGGGATGGTGGCTAGTGCTATAGTAACATCTTTGATGTCTCGTTTAATCTTCTGTGGccccaatgaaattgaccatttcttttgtgatttcaccCCAGTAACTaaactctcctgcagtgacaccCGCCCAATTGAACTAGTCACTTTTGTCCTGGCCTCCATATtcaccctgcccccatttctaTTGACTCTCATCTCCTACGTTTGCATCATCATCACCATCCTGAGAATTCCGTCTACCACCGGGAGGCAAAAAgcattttccacctgctcctcccacctcattgtgGTGACCATTTTCTATGGGACCCTGAATATTGTGTACCTGTCTCCAAAAACCCCCACCCTGAGAGACCTGAACAAAGTCTTCTCCATCTTCTACACAGTCCTGACTCCTCTAGTcaaccccatcatctacagcctgagaaataAAAATGTCAAGGAGGCTTTGGCGCACGTTAGGACTGAGTGTGTGGCCTTGACAAGAGATCAGAGAATCCATGCTAATTTTTAA